The following are encoded together in the Malaya genurostris strain Urasoe2022 chromosome 3, Malgen_1.1, whole genome shotgun sequence genome:
- the LOC131434093 gene encoding gamma-soluble NSF attachment protein-like yields MSNKIEEAQEHIRQAEKCLKTSLLKWRPDFDLAADEYNKAATCYRNAKSLDMCKECLLKSSDCHRQNRAIFHAAKCLDQVILICKDMNNLTEVRKYAEKACNLYQQHGSPESGAATLDKAAKILEATHPEDALQLYKQAVDVVTIEDSSRQGAEYASKVARIMVKLGMYDQAADAIRREIGLHQQVGSDAAIGRLAVVLVLVQLARGDYVAAEKAFKEWGNCCDAAEVQTLESLLQAYDDEDPELAARALSSPFIRHMDVEYARLARDLPLPKGMAIAPKASVIENAAASYVSPNSGGAAEGSGTGLDDVAEGGLC; encoded by the exons ATGTCCAACAAAATTGAAGAAGCGCAGGAACACATTCGCCAAGCAGAGAAATG CTTAAAAACATCTCTTCTGAAGTGGAGACCGGACTTTGACTTAGCTGCTGATGAGTATAATAAAGCAG CAACATGTTATCGGAATGCAAAGTCACTTGATATGTGCAAGGAATGCCTTCTGAAGTCGTCTGATTGTCATCGTCAAAATCGAGCCATATTCCATGCAGCCAAATGCTTAGATCAAGTGATTCTCATCTGCAAAGACATGAACAACCTGACAGAGGTTCGTAAGTACGCCGAGAAAGCTTGCAATCTTTATCAACAGCATGGTTCTCCGGAATCCGGAGCCGCAACACTAGACAAAGCTGCCAAGATTCTTGAAGCCACCCACCCAGAGGATGCACTCCAGCTGTACAAGCAAGCAGTTGATGTGGTGACG ATTGAAGATTCATCAAGGCAAGGTGCTGAGTATGCCAGTAAAGTCGCTCGCATCATGGTCAAATTGGGAATGTACGATCAGGCAGCAGACGCCATTCGTCGAGAAATTGGTCTTCATCAGCAGGTTGGATCGGATGCGGCCATCGGTAGGCTGGCGGTCGTTTTGGTACTAGTGCAATTAGCTCGCGGTGATTACGTGGCAGCTGAGAAGGCCTTCAAGGAATGGGGAAACTGTTGCGACGCTGCCGAAGTGCAAACATTGGAGTCCTTACTGCAG GCGTATGACGACGAAGACCCCGAGTTGGCAGCTCGTGCTTTATCTTCTCCGTTCATTCGACACATGGATGTTGAGTATGCTCGTCTGGCACGAGATCTGCCTCTACCGAAAGGAATGGCCATTGCACCAAAAGCAAGTGTTATCGAGAATGCTGCCGCTTCCTACGTTTCTCCCAACAGTGGTGGTGCTGCCGAG GGTTCAGGAACTGGTCTCGACGATGTGGCGGAAGGTGGTCTGTGTTAG